Sequence from the Meles meles chromosome 10, mMelMel3.1 paternal haplotype, whole genome shotgun sequence genome:
GCTGCGAGAAGGCGTCCACGCCGTGGTACACAGCCCGCTCCGCACTCTTCAGCCCCTCCGCTGTGGCCCCCCTGAGGACCAAGGTGAGGGCGGGGGTTCCCGAAGATTCCCATTCGAACACCACAGCCAGgccttcccccagctcctgctcgTACACCCTCTGGCACTTTCCGGGCCGCAGGGGGGGAAGAAGGTAGGGCATCAACGGCGTGTCCAGCACCCGGCTCAAGTAAACCACATCCCTCTGGGCCCTGGCCCGAATCACCATGATGCCGTGCTTGTCGGCCTGGGCCAGCGTCTTCTCATCGATGTCCCCCCAGACCACCGCCACATTAATACATGCTCTTGCCAGCTGGGCGACTTGCTTGTCTATCAGCTCTTCATTTCCTTTCCGGAATGTAGTGAGGTCCTCGGGGCTAGAGAGACGGGCCGTCGCCGGAGCCTGTGGGCTGGCAGGACCGAAGGTGCAGACAAAGAGGGCCACCCTGGCGCCGCTCAGCACCGTGGTCACCTGCCCGCAGGGGCTCGCGCTCAAGGCCAGCCCCGGGAGCAGGCACGAGTCCTCCAGCCTCCCCCCTCGCAGGGCGCACACCCCCACGCGCTCGCGGTGGAAGCTGCCGTCCAGCTCCTTGGTGGCCCAGCACGCGTGGGCCACCAGCTTGGCCAAGTAGTCCATCTGGGGCGCGGCGTGGGTGTTCATCACTGAATAGAGGGCCCAAAAGGGGTCTTCCAAGGGCCCCAGGGAGCGGATGGACAGGGAGGGCAGCAGGGCCAGGGTCTCGGCGGTGGCCGCGGCGTAGGCCTGGCGCAGCTGGGAGCGGGACAGGCCGGCGCGCAGCAGGTGCTCGGCCTGCCGGAGCAGGGCTTCCGCCAGCAGAACCACGAAGGCCGCGCCGTCGCCGGGGCCCTCCGCCTGCGCGTGGGCCGCTTCGCGCAGGAGCCGCGCGGCCGGGTGCTCCAGCTCCAGGGCCCGGAGGATGGCCGCGGCGTAGCCCGTGAGCACCGTGCTTCCTCCGGCGGTGACCAGGAGCTTCTGCCGCCCGTGGGGGCCGTAGCAAGGCCGGATGACCCTGGCCAGGGTCTGCGCCGCCGGCACGCTGCCGAGCAGGTGCCTCTCCGGCGCTCCCGGGCTCCTCGCGCGCCGCCGCGGCCCGGCCGCCAGGCGCTCGGGCAGCTGCGGTGGCGCCGAGGTGGCTCGGCCGGCCATCGCCCGCCGACTGCCCgagcccgccccgcccgcccgccgagGCGCTGCAGGAGCCGGGGGACGGGGGCGCCCGGGCCGCGGGTCTCGGACGGACGGTTCTTGGGGGGT
This genomic interval carries:
- the CCT8L2 gene encoding T-complex protein 1 subunit theta-like 2; protein product: MAGRATSAPPQLPERLAAGPRRRARSPGAPERHLLGSVPAAQTLARVIRPCYGPHGRQKLLVTAGGSTVLTGYAAAILRALELEHPAARLLREAAHAQAEGPGDGAAFVVLLAEALLRQAEHLLRAGLSRSQLRQAYAAATAETLALLPSLSIRSLGPLEDPFWALYSVMNTHAAPQMDYLAKLVAHACWATKELDGSFHRERVGVCALRGGRLEDSCLLPGLALSASPCGQVTTVLSGARVALFVCTFGPASPQAPATARLSSPEDLTTFRKGNEELIDKQVAQLARACINVAVVWGDIDEKTLAQADKHGIMVIRARAQRDVVYLSRVLDTPLMPYLLPPLRPGKCQRVYEQELGEGLAVVFEWESSGTPALTLVLRGATAEGLKSAERAVYHGVDAFSQLCQDPRLLPGAGATEMALAKVLSEKGSRLEAPNGPAFLAFAQALRSLPETLAENAGLVVPEVMAELSGAHHAGNFLVGVGAEGIMHVADGGVWDTLVAKAQGLRAVVDVVLQLVSVDEIVVAKRSPENQRHLNPVPKKARERPSPVKVNSSNA